One window from the genome of Salvelinus fontinalis isolate EN_2023a chromosome 3, ASM2944872v1, whole genome shotgun sequence encodes:
- the LOC129841257 gene encoding tensin-2-like isoform X1, translating to MGCIHSIQHCSRKRHAPEPEGSPKVAVHNIPIEILQLAELGKGAVSHAFTEKSCRKKRPCEVCRQTIDIPGAFCKECKTAVHKKCEAKQGSTKSLSHKKRIFLPRSKSGECAMERVMARHYDFDLTYITERIISVFFLPDLEEQCYRGNLQEVAAMLKSKHQDKFLLLNLSEKRHDITRLNPKVEDFGWPDLHAPPLDKICAMCKAMETWLTSDPGNVVVLHCKGNKGRTGVIVAAYMHYSKISAGVDQALTTLAMRKFCEDKVSSSLQPSQNRYIYYFGGLLSGAIRMNSRPLFLHQVLIPSLPNFQAAGGGYYPFLKIYQSLQLVYTSGIYDPQGSSARKLCVTLEPALLLKGDIVVKCYHRRPRGSEREAVFRLQFHTCTVHGAQLWFGKGELDLACADDRFPPDATVEFIFSYGPEKMKGREYRKNDPSVTVDYSTSDPVVRWDSYENFNLHHQDSIEDISHTRGPLDGSLYAQVKKRRGPGSVGASGVSPNGCPPSSPTNKPPSQAQPQTQPLSLSSDSGHSSTPSEHLEEHPPRPLSRLEKEKKEMDCLLSRTEGEGEERDRARQRDRETAILDDREPVPDGGSRREQRSCCVPAGHGSRCQRCGEAPGWERVREREPCLANGHYMDRCNRTKGNPKSRTLPALPSQQPASPRPLSPHLDLCHRHSAHPLPELPWEHPPPPLPCLHRPCYPYPAPEHVHPHAHTLPASNRVFCGGEECQLFHYAAHVPLSPRVSHQSLPSSPYREMFFRPAAPPPGGCPCRDCTCRRGHQSASARAFHPLRPDQPQSPHWARGRDSELWDRDAGLRRGREGPSQLWEAENLWEAEREAEIWQRSVGGMSSYRGHHSPLGQGHDPSVFLLGPNLPGYPSPHPLLDSPRGSSGYHTPQPPLHSCPCEPYQQVSPSESHGSRGYASGYQSGSASPLPPGGTNSGASPSEPPTDRQQQTDGHTGVSEVVQNIVGMEDCSSQGSLGQAEIDRQPACPTPLSDSDPDYTTITGSYVSSEKKQDEEKMCDPTEGSTWSPPAGPQEPSQGPQLIESLSVAPMSKASHSTTREPNSNSSTPETEWTLPNGHSTTPPTLVETQNQETIQMPNERVNPTGSTQVHTVSVHPPPTTAEDGESKVVESETKGSSGTEMSTQAASVPSPRNSFGPVQVQLNGTALPSDYPLSEKGSGTSLTPCSSLSSVPPSPHLYIGSPERRPSPQPSPLATDPAGRRLTHVSDSDPKPPSPVPDGYNTPTFPLASYYYPLLNVPHVPYTGYTAVTIPAAQPPLPEKRRLSSMPGSPNGYSSQSLLRASLGAVGPMGLSPQSSLLQVTFSPSVGELLPSVRRGLAHPGVREEVVESSKVNAKFVQDSSKFWYKPSISRDQAIAVLKDKEPGSFLIRDSNSFQGAYGLALKVASHPSNNVNNACLDSQAQLVRHFLIETGSRGVKIKGCQNESYFGSLSALVYQHSITPISLPCALCIPEKDLVGELQEMHSSSNTSTAADLLKQGAACNVLYLNSVETESLTGPQAVSKATRCTLTQSPRPTATVVHFKVSTQGITLTDSQRRLFFRRHYPINSVTFSSVEPQDQRWTNSDKSSKVFGFVARRTGSASENVCHLFAEMDPEQPAVAIVNFINKVMLGPQQQRR from the exons CAGGGGTCCACTAAGTCCCTGTCCCATAAGAAGAGGATCTTCCTTCCCAG gagtAAGAGTGGGGAGTGTGCGATGGAGAGAGTGATGGCGAGGCACTATGACTTTGACCTCACCTACATCACCGAGAGGATCATCTCTGTTTTCTTCCTGCCCGATCTGGAAGAACAATGTTACCGCGGCAACTTACAGGAAGTGGCTGCCATGCTCAAGTCCAAACACCAAGACAAGTTCCTG CTCTTAAACCTGTCTGAGAAGCGTCATGACATAACCAGACTCAACCCCAAG GTTGAAGACTTTGGTTGGCCAGACCTGCACGCCCCACCCCTGGATAAGATCTGTGCCATGTGTAAGGCCATGGAGACCTGGCTCACCTCTGACCCCGGCAACGTGGTCGTCCTGCACTGCAAG GGAAACAAGGGGAGAACGGGGGTCATCGTGGCGGCCTACATGCACTACAGCAAGATCTCCGCAGG GGTGGACCAGGCCCTGACGACTCTGGCCATGAGGAAGTTCTGTGAAGATAAAGTGTCCTCCTCGCTTCAGCCCTCTCAAAACAG gTATATCTACTACTTTGGGGGTCTGCTGTCGGGGGCGATCAGGATGAACAGCAGACCTCTGTTCCTCCACCAGGTCCTCATCCCCAGCCTGCCCAACTTCCAGGCAGCAGGAGGAG GTTACTATCCTTTCCTGAAGATCTACCAGTCTCTACAGCTGGTCTACACATCAGGCATCTA CGACCCCCAGGGCTCCAGTGCGAGAAAGCTGTGTGTGACACTTGAGCCGGCGCTACTGCTGAAGGGGGACATCGTG GTGAAGTGCTATCACCGGCGGCCGCGTGGCTCAGAGAGGGAGGCGGTGTTCAGGCTGCAGTTCCACACCTGTACGGTGCACGGAGCTCAGCTGTGGTTCGGCAAGGGAGAGCTGGACCTGGCCTGTGCAG ATGACCGGTTCCCTCCAGATGCTACAGTGGAGTTTATCTTCTCCTACGGCCCAGAGAAAATGAAAG ggCGAGAGTACCGTAAGAATGACCCCTCTGTTACAGTGGACTACAGCACTTCAGACCCTGTGGTGCGCTGGGACTCATATGAGAACTTCAACCTTCACCACCAGGATAGCATTGAGG ACATCTCCCACACGCGGGGCCCCCTGGATGGCAGTCTGTACGCCCAGGTGAAGAAGCGTCGGGGCCCGGGCTCTGTCGGTGCCTCTGGGGTCTCTCCCAACGGATGCCCCCCAAGCAGCCCCACAAACAAGCCCCCTTCCCAGGCCCAGCCTCAAACCCAGCCCCTTTCCCTCAGCTCCGACTCGGGGCACTCCTCCACCCCCTCGGAACACCTGGAGGAACATCCTCCTCGCCCCCTGTCCCGTctggagaaagagaagaaagagatgGACTGTCTTCTGAGTAGGACAGAGGGGGAGGGCGAAGAGAGGGATAGGgcgagacagagggacagggagacGGCCATTTTGGATGACAGAGAGCCTGTGCCGGACGGAGGGTCAAGGCGGGAACAGCGGTCATGTTGCGTTCCAGCTGGCCATGGTTCGAGATGCCAGAGGTGTGGGGAGGCACCGGGttgggagagggtgagagagagggagccatGCCTTGCAAATGGACATTATATGGACCGCTGTAACAGAACCAAGGGAAATCCAAAGAGCCGAACGCTTCCCGCCTTACCCTCCCAGCAGCCTGCATctcctcgccctctctcgcccCACCTGGACTTGTGCCATCGCCATAGCGCCCATCCCCTGCCCGAGTTGCCGTGGGAACACCCACCGCCCCCCTTACCCTGTCTCCATCGTCCCTGCTACCCCTACCCCGCCCCTGAACACGTCCACCCACACGCCCACACCCTCCCAGCCTCCAATAGGGTCTTCTGCGGCGGGGAGGAATGTCAGCTCTTTCATTACGCCGCCCACGTCCCCCTTTCCCCTCGTGTCTCCCACCAATCGCTGCCCTCCAGTCCATATAGGGAGATGTTTTTCAGACCGGCAGCTCCTCCCCCTGGTGGCTGCCCATGTCGGGACTGCACCTGCAGGCGAGGGCACCAATCGGcttcagccagagccttccaccCGCTGCGCCCGGACCAACCACAGAGCCCACACTGGGCTCGAGGGCGGGACTCTGAGCTGTGGGACAGGGATGCCGGGTTGAGGCGGGGGAGGGAGGGGCCTTCTCAGCTTTGGGAGGCAGAGAATCTATGGGAGGCGGAGCGAGAGGCAGAGATTTGGCAGCGTTCAGTGGGAGGGATGTCGTCCTATAGAGGCCATCACTCCCCTCTGGGTCAAGGTCACGACCCTTCTGTTTTCCTGCTAGGCCCTAACCTGCCTGGGTATCCCAGCCCCCACCCCCTCCTGGACAGCCCCCGTGGCAGCAGTGGGTACCACACCCCTCAACCCCCCCTACACTCCTGCCCCTGCGAGCCCTACCAGCAGGTCTCCCCCTCGGAGAGCCACGGGAGCCGGGGGTACGCCTCGGGGTACCAGTCTGGGTCTGCCTCGCCCCTGCCCCCTGGTGGCACAAACTCTGGTGCCTCCCCCTCGGAACCACCCACCGACCGGCAGCAACAGACTGATGGACACACTG GTGTGTCAGAGGTGGTGCAGAACATTGTGGGTATGGAGGACTGTTCTTCCCAGGGGTCATTGGGGCAAGCAGAGATTGACAGACAGCCCGCTTGCCCCACCCCCTTATCAGACTCTGATCCAGACTACACAACTATCACCGGCAGTTATGTATCCAG CGAGAAGAAGCAAGATGAAGAGAAGATGTGTGACCCCACCGAGGGTTCCACCTGGAGTCCTCCAGCAGGCCCCCAGGAGCCAAGTCAAGGGCCCCAGCTGATTGAGTCCCTCAGTGTGGCTCCAATGTCTAAAGCCTCCCACTCCACCACGCGGGAgcctaacagtaacagtagcacaCCAGAAACAGAATGGACACTGCCGAATGGACACTCCACGACACCACCAACATTGGTGGAGACACAAAACCAAGAGACCATACAGATGCCGAATGAACGCGTGAACCCTACTGGCTCAACGCAAGTGCACACTGTGAGTGTGCATCCACCTCCAACTACAGCTGAAGATGGAGAATCGAAGGTTGTAGAGAGTGAAACAAAGGGGTCTAGCGGAACTGAGATGTCCACTCAGGCCGCCTCCGTCCCGAGCCCAAGGAATTCATTCGGCCCAGTCCAAGTGCAACTCAATGGCACCGCTCTCCCTAGTGACTACCCCCTGTCAGAAAAGGGCAGTGGCACATCCCTGACCCCTTGTTCCAGCCTCagctctgtccctccctctccgcaCCTTTACATTGGCTCCCCAGAGCGACGCCCCTCCCCTCAGCCCTCTCCATTGGCCACGGACCCAGCTGGGCGAAGACTGACCCATGTGAGTGACAGCGACCCCAAACCCCCGTCGCCTGTCCCAGATGGGTACAACACCCCAACCTTTCCCCTCGCGTCCTATTACTACCCTCTACTCAACGTGCCACACGTCCCCTACACGGGCTACACCGCCGTCACCATCCCCGCCGCCCAGCCCCCGCTCCCTGAAAAGAGGCGCCTGTCCTCCATGCCAGGGTCCCCCAATGGTTACAGCTCACAGTCTCTTCTCAGGGCCTCTCTGGGTGCCGTAGGACCCATGGGTCTCTCACCCCAGTCCAGCCTCCTCCAGGTCACTTTCTCACCCTCGGTGGGGGAGCTCCTCCCATCTGTCAGACGAGGACTGGCACACCCTGGTGTcagagaggaggtggtggagagcAGCAAGGTCAATGCCAAGTTTGTCCAGGATAGCTCCAAGTTCTGGTACAAGCCTAGCATCTCAAGAGACCAAG CCATCGCTGTGTTGAAGGACAAGGAGCCAGGGTCCTTCCTGATCCGGGACAGTAACTCCTTCCAAGGGGCCTACGGCCTGGCCCTCAAGGTGGCCAGCCATCCTTCAAACAACGTCAACAACGCTTGCC tcgaTTCTCAGGCGCAGCTAGTCAGACATTTCCTCATAGAGACGGGCTCGCGGGGGGTCAAGATAAAGGGCTGTCAGAACGAGTCCTATTTCG GAAGTTTATCTGCCTTAGTGtaccagcactccatcactcctatctccctgccatGTGCCCTGTGCATCCCAGAGAAAG ATCTGGTTGGAGAGCTGCAGGAGATGCATAGTTCCAGCAACACCAGTACTGCAGCGGACCTCCTCAAACAGGGTGCAG CCTGTAACGTACTCTACCTGAACTCTGTGGAGACAGAGTCACTGACCGGGCCTCAAGCTGTCTCCAAGGCGACCAGGTGCACTCTGACCCAGAGTCCTCGGCCCACAGCCACAGTGGTCCACTTCAAAGTGTCCACTCAGGGTATCACGCTGACCGACAGCCAGAGAAG ACTATTTTTCAGGAGACACTACCCCATCAACAGTGTGACCTTCAGCAGCGTGGAGCCTCAGGATCAGAG gtgGACTAATTCTGATAAGTCAAGCAA GGTGTTTGGTTTTGTGGCCAGGCGGACGGGCAGCGCATCGGAGAACGTGTGTCACCTGTTTGCTGAGATGGACCCGGAGCAGCCAGCTGTGGCTATCGTCAACTTTATCAACAAGGTCATGCTGGGACCCCAACAGCAACGCAGATGA
- the LOC129841257 gene encoding tensin-2-like isoform X4, with protein MERVMARHYDFDLTYITERIISVFFLPDLEEQCYRGNLQEVAAMLKSKHQDKFLLLNLSEKRHDITRLNPKVEDFGWPDLHAPPLDKICAMCKAMETWLTSDPGNVVVLHCKGNKGRTGVIVAAYMHYSKISAGVDQALTTLAMRKFCEDKVSSSLQPSQNRYIYYFGGLLSGAIRMNSRPLFLHQVLIPSLPNFQAAGGGYYPFLKIYQSLQLVYTSGIYDPQGSSARKLCVTLEPALLLKGDIVVKCYHRRPRGSEREAVFRLQFHTCTVHGAQLWFGKGELDLACADDRFPPDATVEFIFSYGPEKMKGREYRKNDPSVTVDYSTSDPVVRWDSYENFNLHHQDSIEDISHTRGPLDGSLYAQVKKRRGPGSVGASGVSPNGCPPSSPTNKPPSQAQPQTQPLSLSSDSGHSSTPSEHLEEHPPRPLSRLEKEKKEMDCLLSRTEGEGEERDRARQRDRETAILDDREPVPDGGSRREQRSCCVPAGHGSRCQRCGEAPGWERVREREPCLANGHYMDRCNRTKGNPKSRTLPALPSQQPASPRPLSPHLDLCHRHSAHPLPELPWEHPPPPLPCLHRPCYPYPAPEHVHPHAHTLPASNRVFCGGEECQLFHYAAHVPLSPRVSHQSLPSSPYREMFFRPAAPPPGGCPCRDCTCRRGHQSASARAFHPLRPDQPQSPHWARGRDSELWDRDAGLRRGREGPSQLWEAENLWEAEREAEIWQRSVGGMSSYRGHHSPLGQGHDPSVFLLGPNLPGYPSPHPLLDSPRGSSGYHTPQPPLHSCPCEPYQQVSPSESHGSRGYASGYQSGSASPLPPGGTNSGASPSEPPTDRQQQTDGHTGVSEVVQNIVGMEDCSSQGSLGQAEIDRQPACPTPLSDSDPDYTTITGSYVSSEKKQDEEKMCDPTEGSTWSPPAGPQEPSQGPQLIESLSVAPMSKASHSTTREPNSNSSTPETEWTLPNGHSTTPPTLVETQNQETIQMPNERVNPTGSTQVHTVSVHPPPTTAEDGESKVVESETKGSSGTEMSTQAASVPSPRNSFGPVQVQLNGTALPSDYPLSEKGSGTSLTPCSSLSSVPPSPHLYIGSPERRPSPQPSPLATDPAGRRLTHVSDSDPKPPSPVPDGYNTPTFPLASYYYPLLNVPHVPYTGYTAVTIPAAQPPLPEKRRLSSMPGSPNGYSSQSLLRASLGAVGPMGLSPQSSLLQVTFSPSVGELLPSVRRGLAHPGVREEVVESSKVNAKFVQDSSKFWYKPSISRDQAIAVLKDKEPGSFLIRDSNSFQGAYGLALKVASHPSNNVNNACLDSQAQLVRHFLIETGSRGVKIKGCQNESYFGSLSALVYQHSITPISLPCALCIPEKDLVGELQEMHSSSNTSTAADLLKQGAACNVLYLNSVETESLTGPQAVSKATRCTLTQSPRPTATVVHFKVSTQGITLTDSQRRLFFRRHYPINSVTFSSVEPQDQRWTNSDKSSKVFGFVARRTGSASENVCHLFAEMDPEQPAVAIVNFINKVMLGPQQQRR; from the exons ATGGAGAGAGTGATGGCGAGGCACTATGACTTTGACCTCACCTACATCACCGAGAGGATCATCTCTGTTTTCTTCCTGCCCGATCTGGAAGAACAATGTTACCGCGGCAACTTACAGGAAGTGGCTGCCATGCTCAAGTCCAAACACCAAGACAAGTTCCTG CTCTTAAACCTGTCTGAGAAGCGTCATGACATAACCAGACTCAACCCCAAG GTTGAAGACTTTGGTTGGCCAGACCTGCACGCCCCACCCCTGGATAAGATCTGTGCCATGTGTAAGGCCATGGAGACCTGGCTCACCTCTGACCCCGGCAACGTGGTCGTCCTGCACTGCAAG GGAAACAAGGGGAGAACGGGGGTCATCGTGGCGGCCTACATGCACTACAGCAAGATCTCCGCAGG GGTGGACCAGGCCCTGACGACTCTGGCCATGAGGAAGTTCTGTGAAGATAAAGTGTCCTCCTCGCTTCAGCCCTCTCAAAACAG gTATATCTACTACTTTGGGGGTCTGCTGTCGGGGGCGATCAGGATGAACAGCAGACCTCTGTTCCTCCACCAGGTCCTCATCCCCAGCCTGCCCAACTTCCAGGCAGCAGGAGGAG GTTACTATCCTTTCCTGAAGATCTACCAGTCTCTACAGCTGGTCTACACATCAGGCATCTA CGACCCCCAGGGCTCCAGTGCGAGAAAGCTGTGTGTGACACTTGAGCCGGCGCTACTGCTGAAGGGGGACATCGTG GTGAAGTGCTATCACCGGCGGCCGCGTGGCTCAGAGAGGGAGGCGGTGTTCAGGCTGCAGTTCCACACCTGTACGGTGCACGGAGCTCAGCTGTGGTTCGGCAAGGGAGAGCTGGACCTGGCCTGTGCAG ATGACCGGTTCCCTCCAGATGCTACAGTGGAGTTTATCTTCTCCTACGGCCCAGAGAAAATGAAAG ggCGAGAGTACCGTAAGAATGACCCCTCTGTTACAGTGGACTACAGCACTTCAGACCCTGTGGTGCGCTGGGACTCATATGAGAACTTCAACCTTCACCACCAGGATAGCATTGAGG ACATCTCCCACACGCGGGGCCCCCTGGATGGCAGTCTGTACGCCCAGGTGAAGAAGCGTCGGGGCCCGGGCTCTGTCGGTGCCTCTGGGGTCTCTCCCAACGGATGCCCCCCAAGCAGCCCCACAAACAAGCCCCCTTCCCAGGCCCAGCCTCAAACCCAGCCCCTTTCCCTCAGCTCCGACTCGGGGCACTCCTCCACCCCCTCGGAACACCTGGAGGAACATCCTCCTCGCCCCCTGTCCCGTctggagaaagagaagaaagagatgGACTGTCTTCTGAGTAGGACAGAGGGGGAGGGCGAAGAGAGGGATAGGgcgagacagagggacagggagacGGCCATTTTGGATGACAGAGAGCCTGTGCCGGACGGAGGGTCAAGGCGGGAACAGCGGTCATGTTGCGTTCCAGCTGGCCATGGTTCGAGATGCCAGAGGTGTGGGGAGGCACCGGGttgggagagggtgagagagagggagccatGCCTTGCAAATGGACATTATATGGACCGCTGTAACAGAACCAAGGGAAATCCAAAGAGCCGAACGCTTCCCGCCTTACCCTCCCAGCAGCCTGCATctcctcgccctctctcgcccCACCTGGACTTGTGCCATCGCCATAGCGCCCATCCCCTGCCCGAGTTGCCGTGGGAACACCCACCGCCCCCCTTACCCTGTCTCCATCGTCCCTGCTACCCCTACCCCGCCCCTGAACACGTCCACCCACACGCCCACACCCTCCCAGCCTCCAATAGGGTCTTCTGCGGCGGGGAGGAATGTCAGCTCTTTCATTACGCCGCCCACGTCCCCCTTTCCCCTCGTGTCTCCCACCAATCGCTGCCCTCCAGTCCATATAGGGAGATGTTTTTCAGACCGGCAGCTCCTCCCCCTGGTGGCTGCCCATGTCGGGACTGCACCTGCAGGCGAGGGCACCAATCGGcttcagccagagccttccaccCGCTGCGCCCGGACCAACCACAGAGCCCACACTGGGCTCGAGGGCGGGACTCTGAGCTGTGGGACAGGGATGCCGGGTTGAGGCGGGGGAGGGAGGGGCCTTCTCAGCTTTGGGAGGCAGAGAATCTATGGGAGGCGGAGCGAGAGGCAGAGATTTGGCAGCGTTCAGTGGGAGGGATGTCGTCCTATAGAGGCCATCACTCCCCTCTGGGTCAAGGTCACGACCCTTCTGTTTTCCTGCTAGGCCCTAACCTGCCTGGGTATCCCAGCCCCCACCCCCTCCTGGACAGCCCCCGTGGCAGCAGTGGGTACCACACCCCTCAACCCCCCCTACACTCCTGCCCCTGCGAGCCCTACCAGCAGGTCTCCCCCTCGGAGAGCCACGGGAGCCGGGGGTACGCCTCGGGGTACCAGTCTGGGTCTGCCTCGCCCCTGCCCCCTGGTGGCACAAACTCTGGTGCCTCCCCCTCGGAACCACCCACCGACCGGCAGCAACAGACTGATGGACACACTG GTGTGTCAGAGGTGGTGCAGAACATTGTGGGTATGGAGGACTGTTCTTCCCAGGGGTCATTGGGGCAAGCAGAGATTGACAGACAGCCCGCTTGCCCCACCCCCTTATCAGACTCTGATCCAGACTACACAACTATCACCGGCAGTTATGTATCCAG CGAGAAGAAGCAAGATGAAGAGAAGATGTGTGACCCCACCGAGGGTTCCACCTGGAGTCCTCCAGCAGGCCCCCAGGAGCCAAGTCAAGGGCCCCAGCTGATTGAGTCCCTCAGTGTGGCTCCAATGTCTAAAGCCTCCCACTCCACCACGCGGGAgcctaacagtaacagtagcacaCCAGAAACAGAATGGACACTGCCGAATGGACACTCCACGACACCACCAACATTGGTGGAGACACAAAACCAAGAGACCATACAGATGCCGAATGAACGCGTGAACCCTACTGGCTCAACGCAAGTGCACACTGTGAGTGTGCATCCACCTCCAACTACAGCTGAAGATGGAGAATCGAAGGTTGTAGAGAGTGAAACAAAGGGGTCTAGCGGAACTGAGATGTCCACTCAGGCCGCCTCCGTCCCGAGCCCAAGGAATTCATTCGGCCCAGTCCAAGTGCAACTCAATGGCACCGCTCTCCCTAGTGACTACCCCCTGTCAGAAAAGGGCAGTGGCACATCCCTGACCCCTTGTTCCAGCCTCagctctgtccctccctctccgcaCCTTTACATTGGCTCCCCAGAGCGACGCCCCTCCCCTCAGCCCTCTCCATTGGCCACGGACCCAGCTGGGCGAAGACTGACCCATGTGAGTGACAGCGACCCCAAACCCCCGTCGCCTGTCCCAGATGGGTACAACACCCCAACCTTTCCCCTCGCGTCCTATTACTACCCTCTACTCAACGTGCCACACGTCCCCTACACGGGCTACACCGCCGTCACCATCCCCGCCGCCCAGCCCCCGCTCCCTGAAAAGAGGCGCCTGTCCTCCATGCCAGGGTCCCCCAATGGTTACAGCTCACAGTCTCTTCTCAGGGCCTCTCTGGGTGCCGTAGGACCCATGGGTCTCTCACCCCAGTCCAGCCTCCTCCAGGTCACTTTCTCACCCTCGGTGGGGGAGCTCCTCCCATCTGTCAGACGAGGACTGGCACACCCTGGTGTcagagaggaggtggtggagagcAGCAAGGTCAATGCCAAGTTTGTCCAGGATAGCTCCAAGTTCTGGTACAAGCCTAGCATCTCAAGAGACCAAG CCATCGCTGTGTTGAAGGACAAGGAGCCAGGGTCCTTCCTGATCCGGGACAGTAACTCCTTCCAAGGGGCCTACGGCCTGGCCCTCAAGGTGGCCAGCCATCCTTCAAACAACGTCAACAACGCTTGCC tcgaTTCTCAGGCGCAGCTAGTCAGACATTTCCTCATAGAGACGGGCTCGCGGGGGGTCAAGATAAAGGGCTGTCAGAACGAGTCCTATTTCG GAAGTTTATCTGCCTTAGTGtaccagcactccatcactcctatctccctgccatGTGCCCTGTGCATCCCAGAGAAAG ATCTGGTTGGAGAGCTGCAGGAGATGCATAGTTCCAGCAACACCAGTACTGCAGCGGACCTCCTCAAACAGGGTGCAG CCTGTAACGTACTCTACCTGAACTCTGTGGAGACAGAGTCACTGACCGGGCCTCAAGCTGTCTCCAAGGCGACCAGGTGCACTCTGACCCAGAGTCCTCGGCCCACAGCCACAGTGGTCCACTTCAAAGTGTCCACTCAGGGTATCACGCTGACCGACAGCCAGAGAAG ACTATTTTTCAGGAGACACTACCCCATCAACAGTGTGACCTTCAGCAGCGTGGAGCCTCAGGATCAGAG gtgGACTAATTCTGATAAGTCAAGCAA GGTGTTTGGTTTTGTGGCCAGGCGGACGGGCAGCGCATCGGAGAACGTGTGTCACCTGTTTGCTGAGATGGACCCGGAGCAGCCAGCTGTGGCTATCGTCAACTTTATCAACAAGGTCATGCTGGGACCCCAACAGCAACGCAGATGA